The Myxococcales bacterium genomic interval GGTGCCTGCTCCTCGAGACGCTCGCCCAGCGCGTCATCGCGCGGGTGTTGAGGGACACCCCGGCCACGCGCGTGACGGTCGCCGTCACCAAGTCGCGCCCGCCCACCCGCAGCAGCGTGGACAGCGTCACGGTCGAGCTCCGTGCGCGGCGAAGCGCGGAATAGATCCCCTTCTTTCGGTGGCGTGGCGGCGTCTTGTGGCGTGACCGCGAGCCGAGGATCAGGGCGCCTTCGCCGCGCGGTCGCACGCCGCGTCGTCACGCGCGCGCGAGCCACGCGACGAGGCACTTGTCGGCGTCGTCGCCGGGCGTGATGCGCGCGTCGCCCTTGTGGGCCTGCGCTCGGGTTCACCTGTCGAGGGTGCGGGAGAACACCGAGAACGACGTGCCCGAGCGGCCGATGACGTCGCGCGCGTAGAAGTGTCCGCCGCTCAGCGTGACGTTCTTCTCTGCGAGGTCGAGCGACACCCTGGCGCCCCCGCCTGCCGCACCTCCGACCACCGCGGCGAGGCCGTCGAGACGATGTCGGGCGACGCCGCCGACACGACGTCGACGAGGGCGCCCCCGAGGCGGCGGGGGCGAGCACCGAGACCGCCACCGAGTCGACGTACCCGGAGACCTCGGTGCGCACCTTCGTGGTGGTGTTGCCCTCGGCGCCCGCGCTCGGGGCGAGCGTCGCGACGAGCGCGGTCAGGCACCCGGAGCGCAAGCGCGCGCGCCTGCCGCGGCTCAGTTGCACCCGCCGCCGCCGCCGCCACCGCCGGTGGCGCCCTCATGCGCGCTGTGCAGGTGCTCCTCGCCCGCGCCCGTGAGCACGGCCGCGGTCATCGTCGGCCGCGCGAGCGCGCCGCGCTCGTGGGGTCGCACGTGCGTGCAGCCGGCGAGCGCGCCGAACACGGCCGGCGCGGCGAGCGGAACCCCGGGGAAGAGGGGCACGCGGGTTGGGTGGGGCGGCATGGGTTGGACGTGGCACGCGCGGGCAAAATAGATCACGGACGGCGTGATCTTTGTCTGCCCGAGCGCGCCAGCGTCGACCTCGCGTGGCGGCCGGGCGGCGCAGAGGCTGGCGCGCCCGCGCCACCCCGCGACGACGGAGCCGCGCTCGCCTTGGCGCCCTACTCCGGGAGGCCCGTGCCGTAGACCGCGCTCGTGAAGAGGGTCTCGAAGCTCTGGCCGAGCTCCGACTCGAGCTCCTTCTGGAGCATCTCGGTCGTCACGGCCTTGTGCTTGTGGCGCGTGAACCAGCCCTTCAGGAACGCGTCGAACTTCTCGCGCCCCACGGCCTCCTCGAGGGTGCGGAGGACCCACGCGCCCTTCACGTAGACGATGCCGTCGAAGATCTCGCGCACGTCCAGGGCGTCGTTGCGCGGCCGGAGCGCGTGCTCGGCGGCGGTCGCGCGCGCCTCGGAGAGGGTCTTGCGCCAGCGCGCGTCGGACACGGTCTTGCCGTAGACGGCCTCGAGGCTCCGGTGCGTGAGGTACTCGGTGAAGCCCTCGCTGAGCCAAAAATCCGCCCAATTCGCGATGCGCACGCCGTCGCCGCTGTAGTGGTGGCAGAGCTCGTGGAAGGCCGTGTGCCGCGCGTCGGTCGGGCTCCCCACGAAGTCGGAAGGATCGATCGCCACGACGGTAGGGTGCTCCATGCCGCCGCCGCCCCAGGTCGTCGGGACCTCCACGAAGCCGGCCTGGCCGAAGGGGAAGGGGCCGTACGTGGAGACGAGGAAGTCGAGGGCCTTCGGCGTGCCGCCGAGCACGTCGTCGCGCCGGCTCGCGTGCGCTCGCGTGACCCACGACGGCATGGGGATGCCGCCGGCCGACGTCGCGTCGGCGCGCACCCACTCGGTCGACGCCCCCACGAAGAACCCGTAGCTCGGCGTGGGCGCCAGCAGCTCGAACCGCCACGTCTTCATGCCAGCCTCGGTGGAGACGCCCCGCTCGGTGCCGTTCGACACCACCGTGAATTGCTCGGGAAAGGTGAGCTTGGCCGTGAACATCGCGCCGTCGCGAGGCGAGTCGCGGAGCGGCAGCCACCAGCGGCCCTTGCGCGGCCAGCTTGCAGAATACATGGATGTGGGCGTGACGACGATGCCGCCGTCTTCGCGCTCGCGGTCGTCGATCTCGCGGCTCAGGACCTCGTACGCGAACGTGAGCCGGAAGCCCGTGCCGGCGCGCACCGTCTTGCCCAGCGACACCTTCACGTGGTCGCTGTCCACGGCCTGGAACGCGAGCGTGCGGGAGCCCGAGCTCACCCTCCCGAGGTGCGGCTGCGTGAAGTCGACCACGAGCGAGGTGATCGGCGCGGTCGCGACGTAGGCCGCCGTGACGGTCGCGCTGAACACGGGCGTGCGGAGCGAGCGGCCACCGACGCTGCGGGTCTCTTCGCCGCGGTAGGCGAGCGTCACGTCGTAGCCGATGGTGTCGACGTCCGGCAGCGATCGATCGACGTCGCGCGCGGCCACTCCGTGAAACGAGATGAGCTCCTCCTCCGCGACCTCGGCGGGCTCCTCGGCCTCGGGGGCCGCGGCGCTGCACCCCGAGAGGGCGAGGCTCATCGCGAGCGCGCCCAGGCCAGCGACGAGCGCGCTCGCCGCGCGGAAGGCCGGCCGCGCGCGGCCTCGGCGGCCCGACGGCGGTGAGCCCGCGTCGAGCGGCACGGCGGGGCGATCGGCGGACAGCAGGGCGGGGAGCTTCACAGTCCAGGCATAGCGCCGCCGTCGTGGCGCGCAAAGAGAGATCGCTCAGCGCGCGGCGCCAGCGTCGGCGCCGGCCTCGCGCACGCCAGCGTCGCGCGTGAGCGGCACGCCGGCCTCGGCGTGGGCCTCCGCGAGCCGGGCGCCCACGTCGATGGCGATCGTCGCGCGCTCCCGGCGGAGCCCGATGCGCTGCGTGGCGGGCTCGATCTGCGCGAGAGCCGCGAGCAGCCGCGCGCGCGCCGGCTCGCCCACGTGGTCGAGCCCCAGGCGGAGCGCGCGCTCGGTCTCGCGCCATAGCGCCATGGCGCCCTCGGCGGCGCGGAAGACGCCGCTGCCGTAGCGCCCCCCGGGCCCCTCGCGGAAGGAGAGTTGGCGCTGGACGCAGGGCGAGTGGTCGGCACGGAGCTCGGGCGGGAGGGCCGGCTCCTTCAGGTCGAGCCCAGCGCCCACGAGAAAATACGTCGAGCACGCGCCGGGAATGCGCGTCGCGACCGCGAGCATCATGCGGCGGGCCACCGCCTCGTCTTCGGTCCGCTGCCCGACGACCGCCGCCTCGCGCGCCATGCCGCTCGCCACGACGAGGCGGAGCGCGTCGACGCCCGTCCCGCGGCCGTTCTTCAGCAGGTCGAGCCAAGCGTCGGCGCGGCCGATGGCGTAGCCGAGCCCGTCGCGTCCCACGAGGACCGCCACGGTGGCCGCGCTCGCTTGGTCGACGGGGACGGCGTGGTACCCATTCTTCGAGCCGAGCGCGGTCGCGAGCCGATCGAGGCACGCGGGGTCGAGGGTCTTCGCGGCGCCCACGGGCGCGCACGTGGGCAGGTCCTTGGACGCCCGGGCCACGCCGGCCTCGCCCTCGAGGGCGCCGTCGCGCACGGCCGTGATGCGGCCCATTTTGCCGTCGCAGGCGCCTAGGCTCAGCGCGAGCAGGCCACACGCGACGAGGAAGTGCCAGGAGCCCACGCGCCAAACCGTAGCCCGACGTACCTCGAAATGCCCGAAATGAGCGACGCGCAGCGCCCGAGCTTCGGGGCTGCGCGTCGCCGGCCGCCACGCGGCGGCGTGGTCGCGTGGTCAGACCACCGCGAAGGACGCGTCGGAGATGTCGACCGCGGACTTGTCCTCGAGGCCGAGCAGCTCGGCCTTGAATGCCACGCCGGGCAGGATATTGCGCGCGAAAAAGAGCGCGGCCTGCACCTTGCCTTGGTAGAAGGCCACGTCGGGGTGGCCCGCCTCGACCGACTTCGCCGCGGCCTCCGCGATGACCGCGCCGTCGAGGAGCAGCCACCCGAGGACGAGCTCGCTCATCATCTCGAGGAAGCGGTTCGCGGCCAGCGGGACCATCGAGACGTTGCCCGACTGGAACCACATGAGCAGCCGCATCGCCGAGCCCGCGACCGCCTCAGCGGCGGAGCCGAGGCGCTTCACTTCGGCGCCGACGGTGGCGTGGCCCGCGTTGGCCGCGACGAACTTCTGCACGTCGGCCATGAAGGCCTGGAAGTTCGCGCCGCCCGCCTGGCCGAGCTTTCGGCCCACGAGGTCCATCGCCTGGATGTGGTTCGTGCCCTCGTAGATGCTGAGGATCTTGGCGTCGCGGCAGTACTGCTCGACCGGGTAGTCGCGCGTGTAGCCGGCGCCGCCGTACGTCTGGATGGCGGTCTCGCACACTCGGAAGCCCTGGTCGGACCCGTAGGCCTTCATCAGCGGCACGAGCAGGTCGACCTGACCTTGGTGGTAGCTCGCCTTCGCGTCGTCCGTGCCCTTGTGGAAGGTGACCTGGTCTTGGTGGTGGGTGAGCTTGATGCCGAGCGCGCGGATGCCCTCGACCCGCGCCTTCATGTCGAGCAGCATGCGCCGCACGTCGGCGTGCTCGATGATCGGCACGCGCGGCGCCGTCGGATCCTTCCAGTGGGCCATGCTCGCGCCTTGCTTGCGCTCCTTCGCGTACTCGAGGGCGTTCAGGTACGCCGACGACGCGAGCGAGAGGCCCTGCACGCCCACCGAGATGCGCGCGGCGTTCATCATCACGAACATCTGCGGCATGCCCTGGTTGAGCTTCGCGTCGCCACCCACGGGCCGGCCGATGCAGCCGTCGGAGTCGCCGAACGTGAGCACGCAGGTGGCCGAGCCGTTGATGCCCATCTTGTGCTCGAGGGCCGTGACGCGGACGTCGTTCTCCTGGCCGAGGACGCCGTCCTCGTCGGTGCGGACGCGCGGCACGATGAACAGCGTGAGCCCCTTCGTGCCCGCCGGCGCCCCCTCGACGCGGGCGAGCACGAGGTGCACGACGTTCGCGGCGAGATCGTGGTCGCCGCCGGAGATGTAGATTTTGGTGCCCTTGATGCTGTAGCTGCCGTCGGCGTTCTTCGTGGCGCTCGTCGTGGCGGAGCCCACGTCGCTGCCCGCCTGAGGCTCCGTGAGGCACATGGTGCCGCCCCACGTGCCGTTGAACATGCGCGGCGCGAAGAGCTTCTTCTGCTCGGGCGTGCCGAAGTGCGCGATGACCTCGCCTGCGCCGAACGCGAGCCCCGGGTACATGTTGAAGGCGGTGTTCGCGCCCGACATGAACTCCTCGAGGACGATCTGCACGCTGAAGGGCGAGCCGGCGCCGCCGAACTCGGGCGAGACGCTCATCGACTTCCAGCCGGCCTCGTAGAGCTTGGTCCACGCGTCCTTGAACCCCGTCGGGGTCACGACGCGGCCGTCCACGAGCTTGCAGCCCTCGATGTCGCCGACGACGTTCAGCGGGCCCGTGACCTCGCGCACCCAGCGGTAGCCCTCGCTGATGGAGGTGCGCACCTCTTCCTCGCCCCAGGCCTCGAACGGGCCCTTGCCGAGCAGCTCGCCCAGCTTGAACTGCTCGAACAGCAGAAAGTAGATCTCGCGGAGGTCGGCCTTGTAGCGGTTGATGGCTTGGACGTTCGACACGGTCGGCTCCTTCGATGGGTGGCGGTGCGGGGGACGGGGGCGCTTTGCTGAGGGGGTTACGCCAGAGCTGCGGCGCGAGCGCCGGAGAGTCGTGCGCTTTGCGCGCCGCGGCGTGGGGGATCCTGGAGGCAATGGGCGGGTGCGTCAAGAATGAATGAGCATTCAGTGTCCGAAACGCGAGGGACCGGCGCCGGTGAGGCCTCGGAGCGGCAGGGCGGCGCGGGCCGCGACACGAACGCCCGACCCGCCCCCTACGCGGACGCGGTGACTCGGCCCGCGCGCTGCGTTTTCACGCTTGGCACGCGCGCTGCTTGAGAGGCCTCAGGGCCTCGGCCCGCTTTGGCTTGTCTTGTTGCCGGTTCCGGCGCTTCGCTTTCGCTGAGGTGCGCTACTCCCGGCGCGCCGAGGCGCTGCTTCCTTGGGCTAAGAGCCCCTCTCCCGCGCCCGCGGAGAGAGGGGTTTCGTCTTCGTAGCCCGCGCGCGCGCGCGGCAAGCCCAGGGAGCCCTGGCCCGCGCGGGTCGAGCACGCACGCAGCTCGCGGTCTGCGCTCAGAACTCGGCGCGGACGGTCACGAACTTGTTGTTCACGGTCTTGTCCGTGAGCTCCTTGTACGTCTTCGCGCCTGCCTCGGTTCGCAGGCCGCCGAGGCGACCCGGCTCGGTGACGAAGAACATGACGTTCACGCCCTTGTCGCGCTGCTCCTTCACCCACTTGGTGAACG includes:
- a CDS encoding DUF4266 domain-containing protein, with translation MIYFARACHVQPMPPHPTRVPLFPGVPLAAPAVFGALAGCTHVRPHERGALARPTMTAAVLTGAGEEHLHSAHEGATGGGGGGGGCN
- a CDS encoding acyl-CoA dehydrogenase — translated: MSNVQAINRYKADLREIYFLLFEQFKLGELLGKGPFEAWGEEEVRTSISEGYRWVREVTGPLNVVGDIEGCKLVDGRVVTPTGFKDAWTKLYEAGWKSMSVSPEFGGAGSPFSVQIVLEEFMSGANTAFNMYPGLAFGAGEVIAHFGTPEQKKLFAPRMFNGTWGGTMCLTEPQAGSDVGSATTSATKNADGSYSIKGTKIYISGGDHDLAANVVHLVLARVEGAPAGTKGLTLFIVPRVRTDEDGVLGQENDVRVTALEHKMGINGSATCVLTFGDSDGCIGRPVGGDAKLNQGMPQMFVMMNAARISVGVQGLSLASSAYLNALEYAKERKQGASMAHWKDPTAPRVPIIEHADVRRMLLDMKARVEGIRALGIKLTHHQDQVTFHKGTDDAKASYHQGQVDLLVPLMKAYGSDQGFRVCETAIQTYGGAGYTRDYPVEQYCRDAKILSIYEGTNHIQAMDLVGRKLGQAGGANFQAFMADVQKFVAANAGHATVGAEVKRLGSAAEAVAGSAMRLLMWFQSGNVSMVPLAANRFLEMMSELVLGWLLLDGAVIAEAAAKSVEAGHPDVAFYQGKVQAALFFARNILPGVAFKAELLGLEDKSAVDISDASFAVV